From Levilactobacillus zymae, a single genomic window includes:
- a CDS encoding LCP family protein, with product MQRKRLKKRHPILKTLLGVILVLLIGGTAYGMHKYQSLQNSVKGSYQASGVSKLRNVDQQLANKKPISILLMGTDTGALGRTFQGRTDSMMVVTINPKTNKTTITSIPRDTAVNIPGYESQSPAKINAAYAWGKSKTAITTVQKMLNIPIDFYAIINMGGMEKIINEVGGVTLKPTLSFSYGGYTFKKGVTTHMNGKKALAYSRMRDDDPQGDYGRQTRQRKVIMALLKKSNSITTLLNEDFIQSLSKQTQTDLTFNDLTALAQNYRQAIQHIKTTHIQGSGETIEGQSMEVATQTELQRVTNFIRKGLGLSHATTGKIAIMTSTTEASTDTNTAATATTAGGPGNGQ from the coding sequence ATGCAACGTAAACGACTAAAAAAACGGCATCCCATTTTAAAAACATTATTGGGGGTAATCCTGGTGCTACTCATCGGGGGAACGGCGTACGGCATGCATAAGTATCAGAGCCTGCAAAATTCGGTCAAGGGATCGTATCAGGCTTCCGGGGTGAGCAAGCTCCGAAACGTCGATCAACAATTAGCTAATAAAAAACCGATTTCCATTCTATTAATGGGAACCGATACGGGAGCGCTAGGGCGGACCTTTCAGGGGCGAACCGATAGTATGATGGTGGTCACTATCAATCCTAAGACTAACAAAACCACCATTACCAGTATTCCGCGGGATACGGCCGTCAACATTCCGGGCTACGAAAGTCAATCACCGGCCAAAATCAACGCGGCCTACGCGTGGGGAAAATCCAAAACGGCCATTACCACGGTACAAAAGATGTTGAACATCCCCATCGACTTTTATGCCATCATTAACATGGGGGGGATGGAAAAGATTATTAACGAGGTTGGAGGCGTGACGTTGAAACCGACCCTGAGTTTTAGTTACGGCGGGTACACCTTCAAGAAGGGCGTGACGACCCACATGAACGGGAAGAAAGCTTTAGCTTATTCGCGAATGCGTGACGATGACCCGCAAGGTGATTATGGTCGGCAGACGCGTCAGCGTAAAGTGATCATGGCGTTGTTGAAGAAATCCAATTCGATTACGACGCTATTGAACGAAGACTTTATCCAGTCGTTATCCAAGCAGACCCAAACGGATCTCACCTTTAACGACCTGACCGCACTGGCCCAAAATTACCGCCAGGCCATTCAACACATCAAGACCACCCACATTCAAGGCTCCGGGGAGACCATTGAAGGCCAAAGTATGGAGGTCGCCACGCAAACCGAACTACAGCGGGTTACCAACTTCATCCGCAAGGGCTTGGGGCTAAGCCACGCCACGACTGGTAAGATTGCCATCATGACCAGTACAACGGAAGCTAGCACCGACACCAACACAGCCGCTACGGCCACGACGGCTGGTGGACCGGGGAACGGGCAATAG
- a CDS encoding TrkA family potassium uptake protein, with the protein MKKNFAVLGLGRFGEAVVRTLAEMHQDVLAVDIHEERVNDLIDVATQTLIADTRDEEVLRRLNIDTFDYVIIGIGNNMEASILTTLLAKEQGAKKVIAKAETRDHGRVLQRVGADQVVFPERDMGRGIARKLLSNHILNFIDLSEDYTLAEVVITDPTFVDQNLIQLNLRQRFDLTVIAIQRGPKIDISPDPSAVIRLHDVLTVVGPVEQVEALDETLKK; encoded by the coding sequence TTGAAGAAGAATTTTGCCGTGTTGGGTCTCGGTCGTTTTGGCGAAGCCGTGGTGCGAACGTTGGCGGAGATGCACCAGGACGTGTTGGCCGTGGATATTCATGAGGAGCGGGTCAACGATCTGATTGATGTGGCGACGCAAACTTTGATTGCGGACACGCGTGATGAGGAAGTCCTGCGCCGCCTGAATATCGACACCTTCGATTACGTTATTATTGGGATTGGGAACAATATGGAGGCCAGTATTCTGACCACGCTACTAGCGAAGGAACAGGGCGCTAAAAAGGTGATTGCCAAGGCCGAAACCAGGGACCATGGCCGAGTGCTTCAGCGCGTGGGGGCTGATCAGGTGGTTTTCCCCGAACGGGATATGGGGCGGGGAATTGCCCGTAAACTCTTGTCGAATCACATTCTAAACTTTATCGACCTTAGCGAGGACTACACGTTGGCCGAGGTGGTGATCACCGATCCGACCTTTGTGGATCAGAATTTGATTCAACTGAACCTGCGGCAACGGTTTGATCTCACCGTGATTGCGATTCAACGGGGTCCCAAGATTGATATTTCACCGGACCCGTCAGCGGTCATTCGGTTGCACGACGTCTTGACCGTCGTTGGGCCGGTCGAGCAGGTAGAGGCTTTGGATGAGACGCTAAAAAAATAA
- a CDS encoding potassium transporter TrkG: MSIWRLKFLDTLSKKMVFGFILIIALGTVLLSLPAATRQGQGTSLIDLLFTAASATCITGLTVVNTAAHWSVFGQLVILGMAEVGALGYMTFAVLLFNLIRRHRHMGLSTQLMVKEALNLENLSDTKSVMKYVVQLSAIFQLGGVALLAVDFIPRFGWRHGLYVSVYHSVMSFCNAGFDVFGDSLMGFRDDTYVLLVTIVLIVGGGLGFLVWRDLLLYHERHRLSLSSKLTLVTTGTLFVLGFLALLVTEDNLACIPGNPTWINRVVNTLFLSVTPRTAGIVTLPTHSLRAGSIFLLMILMFVGGTPGSTAGGIKTTTFGVLMLQSIAQLRGKDDVEFSHRRFSQANISRALLLVFLASIVITVATLVLTQTEKIPQGYGLEYIVFEVLSAFGTVGLSLGLTPHLSVIGKLIIILLMFIGRVGIFTSLYSLSKRQTKVSRIRYPEENVLIG, from the coding sequence ATGAGTATTTGGCGTTTAAAATTTTTAGATACACTGTCCAAAAAGATGGTTTTCGGGTTTATCCTGATTATTGCGCTGGGGACCGTCCTGCTTAGCCTACCGGCGGCAACGCGGCAGGGGCAGGGGACGTCGTTGATCGATCTTTTATTTACGGCGGCCTCGGCGACCTGCATCACCGGGTTAACCGTGGTGAACACGGCGGCCCACTGGTCGGTTTTTGGTCAGCTCGTCATTTTAGGGATGGCCGAAGTGGGAGCATTAGGGTACATGACGTTTGCCGTGCTCCTCTTTAACCTGATTCGCCGGCATCGTCACATGGGACTATCGACACAACTGATGGTCAAGGAAGCCTTGAATTTAGAAAATCTGAGTGATACCAAGAGTGTCATGAAATATGTGGTTCAGCTTTCGGCGATTTTTCAGCTCGGTGGGGTTGCCTTACTGGCCGTTGACTTCATCCCACGGTTTGGGTGGCGGCACGGCTTGTACGTGTCGGTTTACCATTCGGTGATGTCGTTTTGTAATGCCGGCTTTGACGTTTTTGGGGATAGCTTGATGGGGTTTCGGGATGATACCTACGTCCTGCTGGTCACCATCGTTTTGATTGTCGGCGGTGGACTGGGCTTCTTGGTCTGGCGTGATTTATTGCTCTATCACGAGCGACATCGTTTGAGTCTTAGCTCGAAACTAACGCTGGTCACGACCGGGACGCTTTTTGTGCTGGGCTTCTTGGCATTACTGGTCACGGAAGACAACCTCGCTTGTATTCCTGGCAATCCAACCTGGATTAACCGGGTGGTGAACACCCTCTTTCTCAGTGTGACGCCCCGAACGGCGGGAATTGTGACTTTACCGACACATTCATTACGTGCCGGGAGTATTTTCTTATTAATGATCCTAATGTTCGTTGGGGGAACCCCAGGTTCAACGGCTGGGGGAATTAAGACCACGACGTTTGGGGTTTTGATGCTGCAGAGTATCGCTCAACTTCGTGGCAAGGATGACGTGGAGTTTAGCCACCGACGGTTTAGTCAGGCCAATATTAGTCGAGCGTTACTGTTAGTCTTTTTGGCTAGTATTGTGATTACCGTGGCGACCCTGGTCCTCACGCAAACCGAAAAGATCCCCCAGGGCTATGGTCTAGAATACATTGTCTTTGAGGTGTTATCGGCGTTTGGCACCGTGGGGTTGAGTCTGGGGCTGACCCCGCATCTGAGTGTGATTGGTAAGTTGATTATTATCTTATTAATGTTTATTGGTCGGGTCGGGATCTTCACGTCCCTGTACTCGTTATCGAAGCGGCAAACTAAAGTCAGTCGCATTCGGTACCCGGAAGAAAATGTCTTAATTGGTTAA
- a CDS encoding aldo/keto reductase → MTTSSVLTQRITLNNGYTMPRLGLGVWKTSNTDAANSVSQAIQHGYRMIDTAKQYGNEPGVGAGIQDGLLKAGLNRQDLFVTTKVLNGDQGYDSTLRAFEASLKQLRLHYVDLYLIHWPVDGKFIDTWRALEELYRNGQVRAIGISNFDQERLTELLDKTAITPMVNQMEFNPLNQEKDLRRLMQLAGIQLEAWSPLGGGAALSQPTITKLAAKYQRSAAQIILRWDYQHNIITIPKSTHVERIVANSQIADFTLSDEDVAAIDALDQGKRGLWYDDFTWHNPTNPKAFTGDVQAWDDTAKFLQK, encoded by the coding sequence ATGACGACAAGTTCAGTTTTGACACAACGGATCACGTTAAACAACGGCTACACAATGCCGCGGTTGGGATTAGGCGTGTGGAAGACGTCTAATACGGATGCCGCTAATTCGGTCAGCCAAGCCATTCAACACGGGTATCGGATGATCGATACCGCGAAGCAGTACGGGAATGAACCCGGTGTGGGTGCTGGGATTCAAGATGGGCTGTTAAAGGCCGGTCTGAATCGGCAGGACCTCTTTGTTACCACCAAGGTCTTAAACGGTGATCAGGGATATGATTCCACGTTACGTGCGTTTGAAGCCAGTCTGAAGCAGCTACGCTTGCATTACGTGGACTTGTACTTGATTCACTGGCCGGTGGATGGCAAGTTCATTGATACTTGGCGGGCCCTGGAAGAACTGTACCGTAACGGCCAAGTACGGGCCATTGGGATTTCTAACTTTGATCAGGAACGGTTAACTGAGTTACTAGACAAGACGGCCATTACCCCGATGGTTAACCAAATGGAATTTAACCCACTTAACCAAGAAAAGGACCTGCGGCGGTTAATGCAGCTGGCTGGGATTCAACTGGAAGCCTGGTCGCCATTAGGTGGGGGTGCGGCGTTAAGCCAGCCGACGATCACCAAGCTGGCCGCCAAGTATCAGCGGTCGGCCGCACAAATTATTTTACGGTGGGACTACCAACACAATATCATTACGATTCCGAAGTCGACACACGTCGAACGGATCGTGGCCAATAGCCAAATTGCTGACTTTACGTTGAGTGATGAAGACGTTGCCGCCATTGACGCCTTAGATCAAGGGAAGCGCGGACTGTGGTACGATGACTTTACTTGGCACAACCCAACCAACCCGAAGGCCTTTACGGGCGACGTTCAGGCCTGGGACGATACGGCTAAGTTTTTACAAAAATAA
- a CDS encoding MFS transporter: protein MSKPKVTQQPLFSRDTLLLLICTFCYMCSSMLITPLIVGFTHSLGASTLVAGIVAAAMNLCSLVFRPFAGQLVDAVAKYRIALIGGSLLLLATGGYAVAQAPWLVVIFRVVNGFGFALSSICLATWFSSLLPRDRIGAGMSYYGMMNALGMAIAPALGIWLYHRVSYRAAFLCGMLFSAVIVLLIQFVSDKGRPYRPLARSASQRRRIVQPRVVPLAIILMLLSIPYFATQSYIVEYVAKRHLNVSAGNFFIIYAIILLVVRLVFKDYFDRVPFKWFLLIGVTCNLIGLLGLTYLVNNWMMVLAAAGLAGGYGVMYSVCQATALLLAPLDEQGLANSTFYIGMDTGMVLGPIIGGALFDAVPLSLFYPTLLVTLPLTVGVYLMFRRQLMTKTPNR from the coding sequence GTGAGTAAGCCGAAAGTTACCCAGCAACCGCTTTTTTCCCGGGATACGCTGCTGCTTCTAATTTGTACATTTTGCTATATGTGTTCCTCGATGTTAATTACGCCGTTGATTGTGGGGTTTACCCACAGCCTAGGTGCCAGCACGCTAGTGGCCGGGATCGTTGCCGCGGCTATGAATCTGTGTTCGCTGGTCTTTCGACCGTTTGCGGGTCAATTAGTCGATGCGGTGGCCAAGTATCGGATTGCCCTGATTGGTGGCAGTCTGCTGTTATTAGCAACCGGGGGGTACGCCGTCGCTCAGGCGCCCTGGCTGGTGGTTATTTTTCGGGTGGTCAATGGGTTCGGTTTTGCCCTGAGCTCGATTTGTCTGGCCACCTGGTTCTCAAGTTTGTTGCCCCGTGATCGAATCGGTGCGGGAATGAGCTATTATGGGATGATGAACGCGTTGGGGATGGCGATTGCGCCCGCCTTAGGAATTTGGTTGTATCACCGGGTGAGCTACCGGGCGGCCTTCTTGTGCGGAATGCTTTTTAGTGCGGTCATTGTGCTGTTGATTCAATTTGTGAGCGATAAGGGCCGACCATACCGACCGCTGGCGCGCTCCGCGTCACAGCGACGGCGGATTGTCCAGCCACGGGTGGTTCCACTAGCCATTATCTTAATGTTACTCTCGATTCCGTACTTTGCCACGCAATCGTATATTGTGGAGTACGTTGCGAAACGGCACCTCAACGTGTCGGCTGGGAACTTCTTTATCATTTACGCCATCATCTTGCTAGTCGTGCGGCTAGTTTTTAAAGACTATTTCGATCGGGTACCGTTTAAATGGTTCCTGTTGATTGGCGTCACCTGCAATTTGATCGGGTTACTGGGACTAACTTATTTGGTGAATAATTGGATGATGGTCTTAGCGGCTGCTGGTTTGGCGGGGGGCTACGGCGTGATGTACTCGGTCTGTCAGGCAACGGCGCTCCTACTGGCGCCCTTAGACGAACAGGGGCTGGCAAATAGTACCTTTTACATTGGGATGGATACGGGAATGGTCCTAGGACCCATCATTGGTGGAGCCTTGTTTGATGCGGTTCCACTAAGCCTGTTTTACCCGACGTTACTGGTAACCTTGCCGTTAACGGTTGGCGTGTACCTGATGTTCCGACGACAGCTGATGACCAAGACCCCCAACCGTTAG
- the rpsI gene encoding 30S ribosomal protein S9 produces the protein MAQVQYRGTGRRKNSTARVRLVPGSGKVVMNNKAIEDYIPFASIREVVLQPFNVTETLGNYDALVTVRGGGFSGQAGATRHGIARALLDVDPDFRGPLKRAGLLTRDARMKERKKPGLKKARKASQFSKR, from the coding sequence TTGGCACAAGTTCAATATCGCGGCACTGGCCGTCGTAAAAACTCTACTGCCCGCGTACGTTTAGTACCCGGTTCAGGTAAGGTTGTCATGAACAACAAGGCAATCGAAGATTACATTCCATTTGCAAGTATCCGTGAAGTGGTTTTACAACCATTTAACGTGACTGAAACCCTCGGTAACTACGATGCATTAGTTACTGTTCGGGGTGGCGGTTTCTCCGGTCAAGCCGGTGCAACTCGTCACGGGATCGCTCGGGCATTGCTCGACGTTGATCCAGACTTCCGTGGTCCGTTGAAGCGTGCGGGTCTGTTGACTCGTGACGCCCGGATGAAGGAACGGAAGAAGCCAGGTCTCAAGAAGGCCCGGAAGGCTTCCCAATTCTCCAAGCGTTAA
- the rplM gene encoding 50S ribosomal protein L13 yields the protein MRTTYMAKPGDIDRKWYIVDATDVSLGRLASVVASILRGKNKPTFTPNVDTGDNVIVINASKIALTGRKATHKIYYHHTHFAGGLKSRTAGNFRDENPEKLIETSVQGMLPKGSLGHQMALKLHVYAGEDHKHEAQKPEVLDITNLI from the coding sequence GTGCGTACAACTTATATGGCAAAACCAGGCGACATTGACCGTAAATGGTACATCGTCGACGCAACCGATGTTAGTTTAGGTCGTCTTGCTTCCGTCGTAGCATCTATCTTACGTGGTAAGAACAAGCCAACGTTCACCCCTAACGTGGACACTGGTGATAACGTGATCGTTATCAACGCCAGCAAGATTGCTTTGACTGGTCGTAAGGCAACTCACAAGATCTACTACCACCACACTCACTTTGCTGGTGGCTTGAAGTCACGGACTGCCGGTAACTTCCGGGATGAAAACCCAGAAAAATTGATCGAAACTTCTGTTCAAGGGATGCTTCCTAAGGGTTCATTAGGTCACCAAATGGCATTAAAGCTTCACGTGTATGCTGGTGAAGACCACAAGCACGAAGCCCAAAAGCCAGAAGTATTAGACATTACGAACCTAATTTAA
- the truA gene encoding tRNA pseudouridine(38-40) synthase TruA has product MQRYKVTLMYDGTAFAGFQRQPDKRTVEGVLTKVVNKMAKQPDPAIVVYGSGRTDAGVHALAQVVHFDFPFNIPAENMHKGLNSMLPLDMEISRVELAAPDFHARYDVSGKRYLYRMDLGEFRNPFKRNYTGHWKFPVDLGKINSALQDLVGEHDYTSFVASGAQTRTFVRTIYEATCRIDEHNNELIFEFYGNGFMYNQVRIMVGVLVEIGSGTRPVHDILRLYQVKDRKQARRTAPAAGLYLKHVYYLGEDPAHPTKLPPHQR; this is encoded by the coding sequence ATGCAACGTTATAAAGTAACTTTAATGTACGACGGTACCGCCTTTGCGGGGTTTCAACGTCAGCCGGATAAGCGGACCGTCGAAGGCGTCTTGACCAAGGTGGTCAATAAAATGGCCAAACAACCCGATCCGGCGATTGTGGTCTACGGCTCCGGCCGAACGGATGCAGGGGTTCACGCTCTTGCCCAGGTGGTGCATTTCGACTTCCCGTTCAACATTCCCGCCGAAAACATGCACAAAGGTCTTAACAGCATGTTACCGTTGGACATGGAAATTTCCCGGGTCGAATTAGCCGCACCGGATTTTCACGCACGTTATGACGTGTCCGGGAAGCGTTACCTTTACCGAATGGACCTAGGGGAGTTTCGTAATCCCTTTAAACGCAACTATACCGGGCATTGGAAATTTCCAGTGGATCTGGGCAAGATTAACAGTGCCTTACAAGATCTGGTCGGCGAACACGATTACACTAGCTTTGTGGCCTCGGGCGCCCAGACGCGGACCTTCGTCCGGACCATCTACGAGGCAACTTGCCGCATTGACGAGCATAACAACGAGCTAATCTTTGAGTTTTACGGCAACGGATTTATGTACAACCAGGTTCGGATTATGGTCGGGGTGTTGGTGGAGATTGGCTCCGGCACCCGGCCCGTCCACGATATCTTGCGACTGTATCAAGTCAAAGATCGTAAGCAGGCCCGGCGCACGGCACCGGCCGCTGGCCTATATCTGAAACACGTGTATTACCTAGGGGAAGATCCGGCACACCCCACGAAGCTACCACCACACCAGCGTTAA
- a CDS encoding energy-coupling factor transporter transmembrane component T, whose translation MSKFLFGRYLPLNSVVHRLDPRNKLMLSFCYIILVFLANNWLSYAILIAFTLGAIRASTIRLGFFLRGIRPLIWLILFTVALQLLFSPAGGHVYWHWAFINITQFGVINAGFIFIRFLLIIMMSTLLTLSTQPLDIATGLASLMTPLRWVKVPVDTLAMMLSIALRFVPTLMDEAQKIMNAQRARGVDFGEGGLFKQAKSLLPLMVPLFMSAFNRAEDLSVAMEARGYRDSEHRSQYRILTWQRRDTVTWVIFLIGLALILICRRW comes from the coding sequence GTGTCTAAGTTTCTTTTTGGGCGCTACCTCCCCCTGAATTCCGTGGTGCACCGTTTAGACCCACGGAATAAACTGATGTTGAGTTTTTGCTATATTATCCTGGTCTTTCTGGCCAATAATTGGTTGAGTTATGCGATCCTGATTGCCTTTACGCTAGGCGCGATCCGGGCTTCCACGATTCGGCTAGGCTTTTTCCTGCGGGGAATTCGGCCATTAATCTGGCTGATTCTCTTCACCGTGGCCCTACAACTATTGTTCAGTCCCGCGGGGGGACACGTGTATTGGCACTGGGCCTTCATCAATATTACCCAGTTTGGGGTGATCAATGCGGGATTCATCTTTATTCGTTTTTTGCTAATTATTATGATGTCCACGTTGTTGACCCTATCTACTCAACCGTTGGATATCGCCACCGGTTTAGCATCGCTAATGACACCGTTGCGCTGGGTTAAAGTCCCCGTCGACACGTTAGCCATGATGCTGTCGATTGCGTTACGGTTCGTGCCCACCCTGATGGATGAGGCCCAAAAGATCATGAACGCCCAGCGCGCCCGCGGCGTCGACTTCGGCGAGGGGGGACTGTTTAAGCAAGCCAAATCGCTACTGCCCCTGATGGTTCCCCTTTTTATGAGTGCGTTTAATCGAGCCGAGGATTTGTCGGTTGCCATGGAAGCGCGTGGTTATCGGGACAGTGAACACCGTAGTCAGTACCGTATTTTAACTTGGCAACGACGGGATACGGTCACTTGGGTGATTTTTTTGATTGGTTTAGCCCTAATTTTGATTTGCCGTCGTTGGTAG
- a CDS encoding energy-coupling factor ABC transporter ATP-binding protein, with the protein MAITFEHVSYTYQAGTPLATPALTDISLTVPDHGYLAVIGHTGSGKSTLIQQLNALLKPTTGKLIIDDFTITPTTTNADLKPLRQHVGMVFQFPESQLFEETVQKDIAFGPQNFGMTEADALTLADQMLAQVGLDASYAQRSPFELSGGQMRRVAIAGVLAMHPQILVLDEPTAGLDPQGRQEMMGLFDRLHSEQGLTIVLVTHQMEDVAQYAEQVAVMRQGRLVEVGSPQEIFGNPAKLRANQLDVPRAAQFAQALAAKGVVWPQGLPLTADALADQLAAQWPKGGTTRV; encoded by the coding sequence GTGGCAATCACTTTCGAACACGTCAGCTACACCTATCAAGCCGGAACGCCCTTAGCGACGCCAGCGTTGACCGATATTTCGTTGACGGTTCCCGACCACGGTTACCTGGCCGTAATTGGGCATACGGGGAGCGGTAAATCGACATTGATTCAGCAGTTAAATGCCTTGTTGAAGCCCACGACGGGGAAATTGATCATCGACGACTTCACGATTACCCCTACAACGACGAATGCTGACTTAAAGCCGTTGCGACAACACGTGGGAATGGTCTTCCAATTTCCTGAAAGCCAATTGTTCGAGGAAACCGTGCAAAAAGATATTGCTTTTGGTCCCCAGAATTTCGGGATGACCGAGGCGGACGCTTTGACCTTGGCCGATCAGATGCTGGCCCAGGTGGGACTGGATGCCAGTTACGCTCAGCGGTCCCCGTTTGAACTTTCCGGTGGGCAGATGCGGCGGGTTGCCATCGCGGGAGTATTGGCGATGCACCCCCAAATCTTAGTCTTGGATGAGCCAACTGCGGGTTTAGATCCGCAGGGACGACAGGAAATGATGGGCTTGTTTGACCGGTTACACAGCGAGCAGGGGTTAACCATTGTTTTAGTCACCCATCAAATGGAAGACGTTGCGCAGTACGCCGAACAGGTTGCCGTAATGCGCCAAGGCCGGTTAGTTGAGGTGGGCTCACCCCAAGAAATCTTTGGCAATCCCGCTAAGTTACGGGCTAATCAGTTAGACGTTCCCCGAGCAGCCCAATTTGCCCAGGCGTTAGCCGCCAAGGGCGTAGTTTGGCCACAAGGGCTGCCCTTAACCGCCGACGCCTTAGCGGATCAGCTGGCCGCTCAATGGCCGAAGGGGGGGACCACACGTGTCTAA
- a CDS encoding energy-coupling factor ABC transporter ATP-binding protein: protein MENIIEVHDLVYQYPDAKQHPALDRVSFDVHPGEWLAIVGHNGSGKSTLAKAIDGLLPFTQGSVKVGGVTLTPETVWQVRDQIGMIFQNPDNQFVGATVEDDVAFGLENRQLPRTEMLTRVATALERVGMREFANRAPSSLSGGQKQRVALAGIVAMAPQILILDEATSMLDPQGRQDMLALVQDLHRQQNLTVISITHDIDEAASANRILVIDDGQLIAENTPAAIFAQGDRLMTLGLDVPFTAKLAAALRQRGITPPAGYQTTQEMEEWLWQSLSNTSATPIKPERP from the coding sequence ATGGAAAATATTATTGAAGTACACGACTTAGTTTATCAATATCCTGACGCTAAGCAGCATCCGGCCCTCGACCGGGTGAGCTTTGACGTGCACCCGGGGGAATGGCTCGCGATTGTTGGGCATAACGGGAGTGGCAAATCGACATTAGCTAAGGCCATCGATGGCTTATTACCGTTTACCCAGGGATCCGTTAAGGTGGGGGGCGTGACCCTCACGCCCGAAACGGTGTGGCAAGTACGAGATCAAATTGGAATGATCTTCCAGAACCCCGATAATCAGTTTGTGGGGGCAACGGTGGAAGACGACGTGGCCTTTGGGCTAGAGAACCGGCAGTTACCGCGGACCGAGATGCTAACACGGGTGGCGACAGCTTTGGAACGGGTCGGGATGCGTGAATTCGCTAATCGGGCGCCTAGTTCACTGTCTGGTGGTCAAAAGCAACGGGTGGCTTTGGCCGGAATCGTGGCCATGGCGCCACAAATTTTAATTTTAGATGAGGCCACGAGTATGTTGGACCCTCAAGGTCGCCAGGACATGCTAGCGTTGGTCCAGGACTTACATCGTCAGCAAAACCTGACCGTGATTTCTATCACTCATGATATCGACGAAGCCGCTAGTGCCAATCGCATTTTGGTGATTGATGATGGCCAGTTAATCGCGGAAAACACCCCGGCGGCCATCTTTGCTCAGGGGGACCGGTTGATGACGCTGGGGCTGGACGTCCCCTTTACCGCTAAGCTGGCGGCGGCACTCCGGCAGCGGGGCATTACCCCCCCAGCGGGGTATCAAACGACTCAGGAAATGGAGGAATGGTTGTGGCAATCACTTTCGAACACGTCAGCTACACCTATCAAGCCGGAACGCCCTTAG
- the rplQ gene encoding 50S ribosomal protein L17 has protein sequence MSYRKLQRTSSQRKALLRDLTTSLILNGRIETTEARAKEVRKTADQMITLGKQGDLHARRQAAAFVRNVVADVKEDGDDIKVTSALQKLFSELAPKYADRNGGYTRILKTMPRRGDGAAMAILELVD, from the coding sequence ATGAGTTACCGTAAATTACAACGGACTAGTTCTCAACGGAAGGCTTTGTTACGCGACTTGACCACTAGTTTGATCTTAAACGGTCGGATCGAAACGACTGAAGCACGTGCCAAGGAAGTCCGCAAGACGGCGGATCAAATGATCACCTTGGGTAAGCAAGGCGACTTGCATGCACGGCGCCAAGCTGCAGCGTTCGTTCGGAACGTGGTTGCTGACGTGAAGGAAGACGGCGATGACATCAAGGTTACTTCTGCATTGCAAAAGCTGTTCAGCGAATTAGCACCGAAGTACGCGGATCGTAACGGTGGTTACACGCGGATCTTAAAGACGATGCCTCGTCGCGGTGATGGTGCTGCAATGGCTATCTTGGAACTGGTTGACTAA